Proteins from one Telopea speciosissima isolate NSW1024214 ecotype Mountain lineage chromosome 1, Tspe_v1, whole genome shotgun sequence genomic window:
- the LOC122649500 gene encoding probable terpene synthase 9, with the protein MGASWKQSRGSLAAHLGMTGEAVLEEAMDFTWNFINVYGKEHTKKSSSILVELAKLDFNIVQSVHQRDLQELSRWWRDLASEEELCFARDRLVENFMWAIGIIYELGFSKCRIRLTKLISILMVIDDIYDVYGSLDELELFIKAVDSESIAATSGLGPNWFVDKSSLVSDFISGFSWSLLQEEIFWTQNSRVQWMKEGEEEVEGEAIRYFTDIVTTQGSPRDDDLLQHIPQLVTEDDNSLLLATLLLEEVKKAVFDLSADSALGADGLSGYFTACWEIVGNNVWEAVKEFLQVAFYPGVIP; encoded by the exons ATGGGAGCTTCATGGAAACAAAGCCGAGGGTCTCTTGCTGCACACCTTGGAATGACTGGAGAAGCAGTGCTAGAGGAAGCCATGGACTTCA CTTGGAACTTCATAAATGTTTACGGGAAGGAGCATACAAAGAAGAGTTCATCAATACTGGTTGAGCTAGCGAAGCTAGATTTCAACATTGTGCAATCAGTTCACCAAAGGGATTTACAGGAGCTATCAag GTGGTGGAGAGACTTGGCTTCTGAAGAAGAGCTTTGCTTTGCAAGAGACCGATTAGTGGAAAATTTCATGTGGGCAATTGGGATTATCTATGAGCTCGGATTCTCCAAATGTAGGATTAGGCTTACCAAATTGATCTCAATATTAATGGTAATCGACGACATTTATGATGTATATGGATCACTAGATGAACTTGAACTCTTTATAAAGGCAGTTGATAG TGAGTCGATTGCGGCTACTTCTGGGCTTGGCCCTAATTGGTTTGTGGAtaaatcctctttggtttctgATTTCATCTCCGGGTTCTCTTGGTCTCTTCTACAG GAAGAAATTTTCTGGACACAGAATTCTAGGGTGCAGTGGATGAAAGAGG gtgaagaagaagttgaaggagaagcCATTAGATACTTTACAGATATCGTCACTACACAAGGTTCCCCGAGAGATGATGATTTACTGCAACATATTCCCCAGCTTGTCACTGAAGATGACAATTCACTTCTTTTGGCGACCCTGTTATTGGAGGAGGTAAAGAAAGCGGTTTTTGATTTGTCTGCTGATAGTGCCCTGGGCGCGGATGGTTTGTCAGGCTACTTCACAGCTTGTTGGGAGATCGTTGGCAACAATGTGTGGGAAGCGGTCAAGGAATTTTTGCAAGTGGCTTTCTACCCAGGAGTTATACCTTAG